A region of the Nothobranchius furzeri strain GRZ-AD chromosome 13, NfurGRZ-RIMD1, whole genome shotgun sequence genome:
TTAATAAAACCTCCAGAAGATCATCAGTGAACCTACTTCTAGTGCTTATCAACCTTTGACATCAGCCTGGTACAATATGACTGCTCCAGTTAAATGATATCTGTAAAACAAGAATTCAAAAACACACTAAATTTTACAGCTAGAATTCTTCACAAGTGCTAACTCGTCGGTTTGTTGGACATTTGAGATAAATACATTTTGCAATATTGCAATATTGAACTAGCCTAGaaatagaaatctagacagatcgTAGCAAAAGCAAAAGGGTTTTGCTctccaggttggtctagccatgctcagCTGGAGCCTCAGCagacctgagcagttttatgtctTGTCAATCACAGTGCTCAtttggtttggtggaccaatcacagcactctatcggtttgttggaccaatcacagcgctcattCAGTTtgttggaccaatcacagcgctctatcggtttgttggaccaatcacagcgctctatcggtttgttggaccaatcacagcgctctatcggtttgttggaccaatcacagcgctctatcggtttgttggaccaatcacagcgctctattggtttgttggaccaatcacagcgctcaatctgtttggtgggccaatcacggcGCTCAATCTGTTTGGTGGGCAGCAAGTTACTGTCACtgagcaaaacaacaaagatggcggtggCTCATTTGAAATAGCTTTGGCATTgtatttggactatttagacttgggcttttcgttgattcaagagcagataaaggtacttaagtccttttatttagaaaaattatgtatttgcATTTTCTTGGACAATATATAGGGAACTGCTCCGttaactgacatctgtagcgatgagtatgtcacattgttaaTTTTCCAGTAGAGTGAGGAAACAGTTTAAAAGACAGCTGTAGATCCCACctcacgactgagctctgtctatgggtcatggtcAGACTACTGTATATATTCACAAATATAGGattgcttgccaggctaagatTGACCATCATGTTAGTTTCAGGGCAACTAGCCTTACGCACTACTTAAAAACAATTTAGGTCTTTAaattttatttcttttcttttttattccatAAGATCCAATAATAGCAGCAGGTTTTCCACCTGAGTCCTGATGAACATACATGGCTATGTTTCTCAATTGTGTCCAAATCTGAACATTTCACAAAAGAGAGACAAATCTTAGCAAACGCGAGTCAGGAAGGTCACATGCAACAGCTGGTATCAAACAAGACTTTATGATTGATAATAAAGCTGGCTTCATTACTTACATCATTATGCCACAAGGACACCTCCAGTTTCATGGATTTACAGCACTGCCTTGGTTTTATTTCCATCTTGTCCACACTGATGGAAGCTCTGCAGAAGGTTTGAATTATTCAGACTCGTTGTTACGGAAAGGCATCATTTTCTCCATGAAATACATCCAAATCTGAAGGATTCCTTGAGGCACAGCAGATGAGTTCATGATATTAATCATCATCAATTTTGGTAGCAGGTGCAGTTTGTAGAAATGTGGCAAATTGTGACATGCAATGCATCTGGATGGAATGGAAGCTAAGTAAGCATTTAAACATAAGTAATGAAGAATTTCCAAGAATGGTTGGTACCAATCTGCTGATAAAGTGGTCTTAAACCCTTTTACTTTCAGTTAATTACATGCAGAAAAGATGTGCATTTTAAACATGATCTATTTTGGTGCTGCTGTGATCATGGGACAGAAATCATGCCAGTGATATCAGTAAGGTGGAATGGCCTGAGACTAAACCCAGTGCTCCCAGTAACAATGCTGATGTGCGATCCTTCACGGAAACACTGCGAGCCGGTGCGACTGTGTGGGCAACAGCTGTGTATTTGCTTTTCAACCAGTGAcatcatttgtatttatttgtaaCAGATGGTACCAAAATAGCATCCTGCTTTGACTTTGACACGTGATTAAAGAACTCTGTGATCTGCATTCCACAGACATCAAAAACGCGTTCATCCTCACAGCAGTAGCCTTTGCCATTGATAGATGTCATGACAGCAGCCTCTGTGCCAACGTTTCTCCTTGTTTTATAGGTTTGGAGTTTCAGCTCTCTGTTTTCTCCCGTGGAGCGCTGGAGCTTCAGTAACACTCCCTCCATGTCGGACCACCTGAAAACCTGCTGCTTCTATCAGAGAGAGGAGCGCAGGGAGCCGGTGGCTTTAGCGTGCCTGGGAGAAGTCAAGCATGGAGAGCTCAAACACCAGAGATCACACTCCAGAAGTGATGTGGTCGGATTGCAATAGGAGCAAATGCATATTTAGAGTCACCATAGTGTATAGCATGCACCAaataatgaatgaaaaaaatctgttttttggttgttgtttttttttttgtttaggaaGAGAAATTATTTATCCAATGAGTTATTAGAAACATGTCCTTCTAATTGGTAATAGATGGAGTGGACTTGTTGGTTTGTCTGCTGCAGTTTGCCAGCAGGACAACACTGACATCTCCTGGAATAAAGCTGAAGTGCATCACAAGTACACAAATGGCCTGTTACGGCTGTTTGGATGCTGAACATCATAATGTATTTATTAAATGTCATACTTGATTGGAAGCAGCATGTAATCTTATTAACATCATGACATTTTGTTTGTATGTAAATTACGAGCAATGGGATCTGGCAATCACTGAGAATAAATGTCATTTATTCTTTAATAAACGTGACAAGTTATTTTTTCTTTACAGTTGGAAAAACAAGTGAAGTAAGAACCAAAAAGGATTTTATTGACCTGAGAACATTAAACCATGTGTCTTCATGAACTACTGGATCTCTGACATGTCAGGGTTGCGCAGTTTGTTGATCACCTCAGAGAGCATTTTGTTGCACATAGCTGCATAAGGGTTTAGAAGCACGGCCTGCTGTCGAGCAAATTCACTGCCGAGCGTGGCCGCTTTCTCAAAATCAGCTCTGGCTTCATCATTCTGGCATGCTAATCTCCGCAAGAGGCCTCTTTGCACTAGTGCTTGGCAGGCGGATCGTCCAGTGCTGCCGCTGAGGGAGATGGCATGGTCCAGATCCTGCAGAGCTCCTGGGAGGATAAAAGATCTTTGTGATGCATCTTGGGAAGCTAGCTTTTAGATTAGTATGGTGTTAGAAGTTAgcctaataaaaaataaaaacattttcttcataaccccccccccctacccacccccccccccacccccgcaaaaaaaaaagtttcagtgAAATTCTGTAAATTGACTCAAACCCAACAATCAAATGTTTTCTGTAATCCCCACCCCACCACTGCTCCCTAACTGTGTTGCTGTTCTGTTGCACAACAATTTTACAAGAAAcacgtgtgcacattttggcagtAAAGTATTCCCAGATTCCTTTTTAAATGAGCACgaatggatttaaaaacaaaattgcACCGAGCTGCATATGGATTAAGGCGCCACTGTTTAGCAAATTCCCTTCCAAAAAATGTAAGTAATTTCTTTCGTTTTCCCACCAACTTTCAAAATGAATGTAACAGAAAACATCCGAAATCATTTGTATGTCACAAGAGTTGTGACTGACCAAAGTTGCTCTAAAAAGCCCCAATAAAAGATCAGAAGGCAAGAAAAATGCTTTTCTGACTAAGCACACACGTTCACTGGAGAAACTAGGCTGCTGTGTGAACTTTTCAGAGACAAATGCAACAAGAAAAAATCCCTGTTATTCATTTCCTGTAAAGCTGCCACTTTCATGACAGCAACAGACGGCGTGAAATGAAACCAAAGAACAGGAGACTAACGAAGAGCTTATAAGGTAACGATGTTGACAGCGTGCACAGATAGAGCTCCCGTATTGTGTCATGCTGGCCTCAGACTCAGCAGCCTGACAAGCCGGCACAATGCAGCGCCTCCGGGAAGAGTTACTACCGAATTTATGGAGTTTACCTGCTGTGTCCCCCAGCAGCCGCAGGGCCTGGGCCCGGTTGTTGTAGGCAGAGCCTCGCTGAGGCAGGATCTGAATTGCCCGGCTGAACAGCTGAAGTGCGGCTTGCAAATCCCCAGCCTCTGCTGCTGTGACACCCCGCATCTCCAACTCTTTCACTTGCTTCAGCAACTCTGTGTCAAAACCACTGTCTGGCAGGAGGAGATAAACAGGCTGAAAAGCACTGAAACTCTACTGACAGGTACCGTggcaaagaaaaacacaaaaatgtcacccagaacTAAGTTTTCATTACAATATCCTTTTTTCCACCCTCTGCCTAGGAATGGAAGGTGTTCAGAAAAATTCAATATGCTGTGACGTGATATGCAGagacaagttagaagcccacgctCACCATCATCAATTAATTCCTCGTCTTGGATGAGACCGGGAATGTCTCCGAAGGGGGTGGTAGGGTTGAATATTGCCTGGAGTACAGCTCTGTCATGAGCAGAAGCCATCTTACTGGTTCCTGTGGAGTAAGTAGACAATAACGGAGGAAGAGGAAAAATCATGAAGCCTAAATCACAGCAGGGCTGAGAAGTCTCCGTTCTGCCACCAGCCAATCGGGGAAGGGGGTGGAAGCAGAGGTGGACTTTGAGATTTCCCAGCACATCTGTATTTGGTTAACTAAAAAATGCTGTGTAACTCAAAAAAGATGCAGGAGTCTAGTAATTGTAGATGGAAAGATGATTTATTTTATGATTTAGATATTAGAGTAAATCAaacaataaataaagaagaaatataagttaaAGTATCTTTCCCGAGTTTTCCCGTTCAGAAATGATGTGTGGGTTTTCTGAAATCTGTAAAAgtaattatcttatcatgtactgtgaaatAATGTAAGAAATATAtcttttttttggtttgtttttgctAAGCATGGCCGCTGCctcacagagctctgtgcaataggaaactgagcgcacaccagaactaaccaatagcgttagactatcgCTTGCCTGCTTCAAAttcaaggaatacctcggctgatgcagaggtgacgaacttttcacagacaagtaagtctttaaatataactatatgaaaacacaacatgacatgagaataatactcgtgttttagttctgtttgtcggctacagaagcatatttataaacagaaacgtgaggtcgccatcttaaaaaaacaaagcaagAGAACAttagtgtgatatgcttgtcagccactagatggtgccatcgggtaAGATAAATACTCTGAAAAGAGACTTTAAATGTGTGACTTCAAGTTTATTGAACTTATAAACAAATAACTAAATTACACATAAATTAAAACATGCTTTCAAATATTTGCCTTAAGGGGCATTTTCCTAAGCTGGTTCAGCTTATATTTGTTGGATAGGTCCTTGTCTGTCAGTGttgatttttttccccaaaaCGGCTCCCCTTAAATATGATGTGCCCCAGGGCTTGGTTCTTGGCCCTTTACTTTTTTCTCTATATTTCACTTGGCATTGTCTTTTGGAAAATTATATTCGTGTTTGCCTATGTTTCTTAGCTTAGATGTAATTTATTTTcgtatgcttttttgttttaactATGCTCCCTTTTCTGGTGTTTTATCACGTTCAACACTTTGGACAATGGTGTTGTGTAAAACGTTCAATATAAATAAATGTGGATTGGATTTGAGAATGTATGTTTCATATGTACAGAGAAAAACATTTCAGTGTACAACAGTAATCAATCTCAAATTACTTCTGAGCTACACTGAGTTATGTGTGGGCTGGACAAACATCCATAAGTACTTGTGCTCTGTGGTTGACAGCTGTTTCAGTTGGTGAGTTCATGTGCTCCCTGGTGGGTTTGCATCCTTATTATAGCAAAAACCAGTTATTGTGATTGGAAGTCATTATGAAGATATTTAACAGAGTGTTTGTCATTATAAGAAGCCACTGGATCTCATTTCCCCCAACGGCAGCTCTCCTTAATGTCAAATTGTGTATGAACAGCAGGGACTCCGTTTCCATATGAGAGTCAAAAACAAGCTGTAGTTCAATGATGTATCTCTCTTACATGGTGTTGTTTTTAAACCTGCTGCTTATCTATGTTCAATACAACACAAAGTACCCTTTCTGACGATTCAAGAAAGTTCCCTGATGTTCCTCAACTTTTTTTCCCAACAGTTTTCCTGTTTCTGGTCACTGGCTGGGTCACTGTACTACATTATTCAGCGGTTAAGATCCCTCATCGTCATGTCTAAAAAGTTTTGCAACAGCATTTTAGACGTATATTATTTGCAATCAGGTGTGTTGTGTAGAAAAACATCAAAAACATGTAGAAAAGTGTCCCTCAAGGACCACAGTATTAAACTACTGTAGTTGTTGTGATGAAAAGCCCTCTATGCCAAAAAAAATCCTTTGTAACCCTCTGAATTGACTTTGATATTGTTCACCTGAACCTTCTAATTTTGTTGTTCTTTGTCAAAAGCGACAATGATTAAAGCTTCAATTTGATTTGAATTTGTTGGGGCCAAGATTCATAAAGCCCTGTTGGACCATTGGTTCCCTATTTGAAGTTTCATCTATTGACCACATGGGTGACTTATGTTTATAAGTGCACATGTGGGATTTAAAGATTaggtttactcatattttaatacatttgcagtggtcttcatTAGAAATGAAGTCGTTCTCTGGGGGAAAAAGAATGTAAAAATCTGATGGAGGAGAAATAGGCAGCAAAAGGCaggcttctgacttgacttgataaaatctataaaaactGACGACTTGACTCgtacttgaacaccaatgacttgtgATTTAAATCGACTTGcaactgttgacttgatgatgcttaagcatatttgatatttcagcacaaaagtggcacaacatggacaaaaatcataaaccattcttcgtcctgggtttgatttactgctaaatgcaacAACACTTTATTTATAATCAATTTCAGTTGCaagttctgcttgtttgagcaaataaatgaagctttaagaagctttaattctggaatttatttattatggtaaatggtaaatggcctgtatttgatatagcgtcttctagagtcctggaaccccccaaggcgctttacaacacaatcagtcattcacccattcacacacacacattcacacactggtggggatgagctacaatgtagccacagctgccctggggcgcactgacagaggcgaggc
Encoded here:
- the ttc36 gene encoding tetratricopeptide repeat protein 36, producing MIFPLPPLLSTYSTGTSKMASAHDRAVLQAIFNPTTPFGDIPGLIQDEELIDDDSGFDTELLKQVKELEMRGVTAAEAGDLQAALQLFSRAIQILPQRGSAYNNRAQALRLLGDTAGALQDLDHAISLSGSTGRSACQALVQRGLLRRLACQNDEARADFEKAATLGSEFARQQAVLLNPYAAMCNKMLSEVINKLRNPDMSEIQ